The genomic window GCCGCGCCGAGCGCGGTCCCGGCGCGGCGCGTGCGGGCGCCGGACCACGGCCGCGCCGACCGGCGGGCGCCGGTGGCGATCGCGTCGACGACGTCGTCGTAGTCCAGCTCGGGCCACTCGGTGAACCGGCCGACCATGTGCAGCACCTCGCCGTCCCGCACCTGCTGGTCACCCAGCGTGCGCGACAGCTCGATCGGTGCGCCGTCGGCGCGGTGCAGGATCCAGCCGCCGGTCTGCTGTGCGTCGTCGGCCGCGGACTCGCCGGCCGCGCGCACCAGGGAGGCCATCAGCTCGGCGACCGGGACGTCCTCGGGGAGCGCG from Cumulibacter manganitolerans includes these protein-coding regions:
- a CDS encoding EsaB/YukD family protein encodes the protein MTRAVSDGLARITVAAPQRRIDIALPEDVPVAELMASLVRAAGESAADDAQQTGGWILHRADGAPIELSRTLGDQQVRDGEVLHMVGRFTEWPELDYDDVVDAIATGARRSARPWSGARTRRAGTALGAA